A genomic segment from Polyangium mundeleinium encodes:
- a CDS encoding ferredoxin: MRVIVDEEKCCGAGQCVLLAPKVFDQRDDGIVILLDESPAKELHTVVREAVTVCPAAAIRLEEHE, from the coding sequence ATGCGCGTGATCGTGGACGAGGAAAAGTGCTGCGGGGCAGGGCAGTGTGTGCTGCTCGCGCCGAAGGTGTTCGACCAGCGGGACGACGGCATCGTGATCCTGCTCGACGAATCGCCCGCGAAGGAGCTGCACACGGTCGTGCGCGAAGCGGTGACCGTATGCCCCGCGGCCGCGATAAGGCTGGAAGAGCACGAATGA
- a CDS encoding NAD(P)/FAD-dependent oxidoreductase, giving the protein MTTPTSVLVVGASAGGLSVAEALRREGFTGSLTLLGAERHLPYDRPPLSKKVLGGAWKPEQTQLRPESALAKLEVEFVLGDPAVRLDVGAREVTTASGRCLRADVIVLATGLEPRRLPGQEAWAGVHVLRTVDETLALRADLLAGPRVVVAGDGVLGTEIAATARGMGLAVTMVGPQSAPLASQFGSQVGGYLAKLHVDQGVELRLGVGVTELCGAEGRVSGVRLANGEVLPADVVVVAIGSRPATGWLAGSGLALADGIVCDSRCQAAAGIYAVGDVAFWHHEGFGVGMRLENRTNAVEQAMVVAANILGKDRPYTPVPYFWTDQFDAKIQVHGFVSADAEVAIVEGDPALRQFVALYGSRGKVTGVLGWNMVKQTRQHRQHVVDGTAWSEVVAAARVAST; this is encoded by the coding sequence ATGACGACGCCGACGAGCGTGCTCGTCGTGGGCGCCTCCGCAGGCGGCTTGTCCGTCGCGGAGGCGCTGCGGCGCGAGGGGTTCACGGGCAGCCTGACGCTCCTCGGCGCGGAGCGGCACCTGCCCTACGACCGGCCGCCGCTCTCGAAAAAGGTGCTGGGCGGCGCCTGGAAACCCGAGCAGACGCAGCTCCGGCCCGAGAGCGCGCTCGCGAAGCTCGAAGTAGAATTCGTCCTCGGCGACCCCGCCGTTCGCCTCGACGTGGGCGCGCGTGAGGTGACGACCGCGTCGGGGCGTTGCCTGCGGGCGGACGTGATCGTGCTGGCCACGGGTCTCGAGCCGCGCCGGCTGCCGGGGCAGGAGGCCTGGGCCGGCGTGCACGTGCTGCGCACGGTGGACGAGACGCTCGCCTTGCGGGCCGATCTGCTCGCGGGGCCACGGGTGGTCGTCGCGGGCGACGGCGTGCTCGGCACGGAGATCGCCGCGACCGCGCGCGGCATGGGGCTCGCGGTGACGATGGTCGGCCCGCAATCGGCGCCGCTCGCGAGTCAGTTCGGATCGCAGGTCGGCGGGTATCTGGCGAAGCTGCACGTGGATCAGGGGGTCGAGCTGCGGCTCGGGGTCGGCGTGACGGAGCTCTGCGGCGCGGAGGGACGGGTCTCCGGGGTGCGCCTGGCGAACGGCGAGGTGCTGCCCGCGGACGTGGTGGTGGTGGCGATTGGCTCGCGCCCGGCGACGGGATGGCTCGCGGGGAGCGGGCTCGCGCTGGCGGATGGAATCGTGTGTGATTCACGGTGCCAGGCGGCGGCCGGCATTTACGCCGTCGGCGACGTGGCGTTCTGGCATCACGAGGGGTTCGGCGTGGGGATGCGGCTGGAGAACCGGACGAATGCCGTCGAGCAGGCGATGGTGGTGGCGGCCAACATCCTCGGCAAGGACCGGCCGTACACGCCGGTGCCGTATTTCTGGACCGATCAATTCGACGCCAAGATCCAGGTGCACGGCTTCGTGTCTGCCGACGCCGAGGTGGCGATCGTGGAAGGGGATCCCGCGCTCCGGCAGTTCGTCGCGCTGTACGGGAGCCGCGGAAAGGTCACCGGGGTGCTCGGGTGGAACATGGTGAAGCAGACCCGGCAGCACCGGCAGCACGTGGTCGATGGGACGGCGTGGAGCGAGGTGGTCGCCGCGGCGCGGGTGGCCTCGACCTGA
- a CDS encoding LysM peptidoglycan-binding domain-containing protein produces MRRFLGSMLALALAPLASAHAAPKEPRAGLAYYANPRTLSHVAAKFGLSVDEIARLNGIKNKHNFNRYGLVLPDVPSTRKLPRYVPWTPARQRAACPVTPWKFVATAEEKGCMDAYCGTGPGGARACLCRDDQADTSMVLTTNGKTLRLPVEVSAFNPWGSSFVDVASADLDGDGAPEVMLSVLQTVSNGLGQEYRPLIVVRDGREMLRYDSGMFTAKTALVRVGKECHLATAHWEEVTHPLKGPALHLVERTFDPTNLRVDRELTGIRAGEGQIYELPFDPLAPRTLPTQSGTLVGIFREDVGTTIKLRTASGTKSLPNARFGDASTGRVFPLGFVPSKVPKGEAVFGRSHDTDIVWLPGPSKR; encoded by the coding sequence ATGCGACGGTTTCTCGGCTCGATGCTCGCCCTCGCGCTCGCTCCTCTGGCCTCGGCCCACGCCGCGCCGAAAGAGCCTCGCGCGGGGCTCGCGTATTACGCGAATCCGCGCACGCTCTCCCACGTGGCCGCGAAATTCGGTCTTTCGGTCGACGAGATCGCGCGGCTGAACGGCATCAAGAACAAGCACAACTTCAATCGGTATGGGCTCGTCTTGCCCGACGTACCCTCGACCCGAAAGCTCCCGCGTTATGTACCTTGGACGCCGGCACGACAACGCGCGGCGTGCCCGGTCACGCCGTGGAAGTTCGTCGCGACCGCCGAGGAGAAGGGCTGCATGGACGCCTATTGCGGGACCGGCCCCGGCGGCGCGCGAGCGTGCCTGTGCCGCGACGATCAGGCCGATACGTCGATGGTCCTCACCACGAACGGCAAGACCCTGCGCCTGCCCGTGGAGGTCTCCGCCTTCAATCCGTGGGGATCGAGCTTCGTGGACGTGGCGTCCGCCGATCTCGACGGCGACGGCGCGCCCGAGGTGATGCTCTCGGTGCTGCAAACGGTCTCGAATGGGCTCGGCCAGGAGTATCGCCCGCTCATCGTCGTTCGCGACGGCCGGGAAATGCTGCGCTATGACAGCGGCATGTTCACCGCGAAAACGGCGCTCGTTCGCGTGGGCAAGGAGTGCCACCTGGCCACGGCCCACTGGGAAGAAGTGACCCATCCCCTCAAAGGGCCGGCCCTTCACCTCGTGGAGCGCACGTTCGACCCGACGAACCTTCGCGTCGACCGCGAGCTCACAGGGATTCGCGCCGGCGAAGGCCAGATCTACGAGCTTCCTTTCGACCCGCTCGCCCCGCGCACCCTGCCCACGCAGTCGGGCACGCTGGTCGGGATCTTCCGCGAAGACGTCGGCACGACCATCAAGCTTCGCACGGCCTCGGGGACGAAATCCCTGCCCAATGCCCGCTTCGGCGACGCGAGCACCGGGCGCGTGTTCCCCTTGGGCTTTGTTCCGAGCAAGGTCCCGAAGGGAGAAGCGGTCTTCGGTCGCTCGCACGACACCGATATCGTGTGGCTGCCCGGCCCGAGCAAACGATAG
- a CDS encoding aldo/keto reductase, giving the protein MRYNKLGSTGLYVSELCFGTMTFGGQGPFGFLGQVQQAEADALVAKAIEAGVNFLDTADTYSEGHSERITGQALKNLGIRRSEIVVATKVFGPAGRGPNSHGSSRGHIMDAVRASLERLQLDHIDLYQLHGFDPATPIEESLEALSDLVRQGLVRYIGVSNWAAWQMAKALGLSALHGVAKIASVQAYYTIAGRELEREIVPMLQSEGLGLLVWSPLAGGFLSGKYTRAQREIEGSRRTAFAFPPVDPERGYDIVDVLAAMAARKGVTVAQLAIAWLLHQKSVTSVILGAKRTDQLSDTLASVDVTLDAEELLQLDEVSKLRAEYPGWMMDIWSRDRATQFAAQRHPR; this is encoded by the coding sequence ATGCGCTACAACAAGCTTGGGAGCACCGGTCTTTACGTTTCGGAGCTTTGCTTCGGCACCATGACGTTCGGCGGACAGGGGCCCTTTGGTTTCCTCGGCCAGGTCCAGCAAGCGGAGGCGGATGCGCTCGTGGCAAAGGCGATCGAGGCCGGCGTCAACTTCCTCGACACGGCAGACACCTATTCGGAAGGTCATTCCGAACGCATCACGGGCCAGGCGCTCAAGAACCTCGGCATCCGGCGCAGCGAGATCGTCGTCGCCACGAAGGTCTTCGGCCCGGCGGGTCGGGGCCCGAACAGCCACGGCTCCTCGCGGGGTCATATCATGGACGCCGTCCGCGCGAGCCTCGAACGGCTTCAGCTCGATCACATCGATCTGTATCAGCTCCACGGCTTCGATCCGGCCACGCCCATCGAGGAGTCGCTCGAGGCCCTCTCGGATCTCGTGCGGCAAGGGCTCGTCCGTTACATCGGCGTATCGAACTGGGCGGCCTGGCAAATGGCCAAGGCGCTCGGCCTCTCGGCGCTGCATGGCGTCGCGAAGATCGCCTCGGTGCAGGCGTATTACACGATCGCGGGTCGTGAGCTGGAGCGCGAGATCGTGCCGATGCTGCAAAGCGAAGGCCTCGGCTTGCTCGTCTGGAGCCCGCTCGCCGGTGGTTTCCTGAGCGGCAAATACACCCGCGCGCAGCGGGAGATCGAGGGCAGCCGCCGCACGGCGTTTGCGTTTCCGCCCGTGGATCCCGAGCGCGGCTACGACATCGTCGACGTGCTCGCCGCCATGGCGGCGCGCAAAGGCGTCACCGTGGCGCAGCTCGCCATTGCGTGGCTCTTGCACCAGAAGTCCGTCACGAGCGTCATCCTCGGCGCCAAACGTACAGACCAGCTCAGCGATACACTCGCCTCCGTCGACGTGACCCTGGACGCCGAGGAGCTTTTGCAGCTCGACGAGGTGAGCAAGCTGCGCGCCGAATACCCGGGCTGGATGATGGACATCTGGAGCAGGGACCGCGCGACGCAATTCGCCGCGCAACGCCACCCGCGCTGA
- a CDS encoding LysR family transcriptional regulator, translating to MRREDWPDLVAFAAIAEEQSFTRAAARLGVSTSALSHAMRALEERLGVLLLTRTTRSVAPTDAGERLLATLKPAMDDVASAVESLGTLRDKPAGHVRLTVHSLAMRSITPRLPAFARAFPDVVVDITVDNERTDIVANRFDAGVRYGELVDKDMISVRIGPDERGLVVASPAYFERFPPPKKPQDIAKHRCLCARLSPGGPLYRWELEKRGRSVRVAAPPVFITNDSDSLLAAALAGMGLAYVMESVVLPHLRSGALVRALEDWCPPFPGSFLYYPSRRQLTPALRALIEALRYPAPAAAPREAAR from the coding sequence ATGAGACGAGAAGACTGGCCCGATCTCGTGGCCTTCGCGGCCATCGCCGAAGAGCAGAGTTTTACGCGGGCCGCGGCGCGCCTCGGCGTCTCCACGTCGGCGTTGAGCCACGCCATGCGCGCCCTCGAAGAGCGCCTCGGCGTGCTCCTCTTGACCCGCACCACCCGCAGCGTCGCCCCGACGGACGCGGGCGAGCGGCTGCTCGCGACGTTGAAGCCGGCCATGGACGACGTCGCGTCGGCGGTGGAGTCGCTCGGGACGCTGCGTGATAAGCCAGCGGGGCACGTGCGCCTGACGGTGCATTCGCTGGCCATGCGGTCGATCACGCCGCGCTTGCCCGCGTTTGCCCGCGCCTTTCCCGACGTCGTCGTGGACATCACGGTCGACAACGAGAGGACCGATATCGTCGCGAACCGCTTCGACGCCGGCGTTCGTTACGGAGAGCTCGTCGACAAGGACATGATCTCCGTGCGCATCGGCCCGGACGAGCGCGGCCTCGTGGTCGCTTCGCCGGCTTATTTCGAGCGGTTTCCTCCGCCGAAGAAGCCCCAGGACATCGCCAAGCATCGTTGCCTCTGCGCGCGGCTTTCGCCCGGGGGGCCCCTCTATCGGTGGGAGCTCGAAAAACGGGGGCGATCCGTGCGCGTCGCGGCGCCGCCGGTCTTCATCACGAACGACAGCGATTCGCTGCTCGCGGCGGCGCTCGCAGGGATGGGCCTCGCCTATGTGATGGAGTCGGTCGTGCTCCCGCACCTGCGTTCGGGCGCGCTGGTCCGGGCGCTCGAGGATTGGTGTCCACCATTCCCAGGGAGCTTCCTTTATTATCCGAGCCGCCGTCAGCTCACGCCGGCCCTGCGGGCGTTGATCGAGGCGCTCCGGTACCCCGCGCCGGCCGCCGCCCCTCGCGAGGCTGCGCGGTAG
- a CDS encoding endonuclease/exonuclease/phosphatase family protein, translating into MTTTFSATTYNVLAQCYVRPDRYRGSPADALDPATRRARLLARIDALGSDLLCLQEVEPDLYEALCARLDATHASAYAQRTGRREGSALFARRALFTWHGHDVLHFAAHRPGDDDLALIARLTVDTRPLHVATTHLTWQPDSTPTDEHLGHRQMLELLASRDAAPADVTWLVAGDFNATSQSVVLAAAYERGLAESCRAQRPWDTTAINGRPRKIDYLLSSEGRLDPRPGVLPRLSRDTVMPSASEPSDHLPLTVTFALVS; encoded by the coding sequence ATGACGACGACCTTTTCGGCCACGACCTACAACGTGCTCGCCCAGTGCTACGTGCGGCCCGATCGCTACCGGGGCTCGCCGGCGGATGCCCTCGATCCCGCGACCCGCCGCGCCCGCCTGCTCGCGCGCATCGATGCCCTCGGATCCGACCTTCTGTGCCTGCAGGAGGTCGAGCCCGACCTGTACGAGGCGCTCTGCGCCCGCCTCGACGCGACCCACGCGAGCGCCTACGCGCAGCGGACGGGCCGCCGCGAGGGCTCGGCCCTGTTTGCGCGTCGCGCGCTCTTCACGTGGCACGGCCACGACGTGCTGCATTTCGCGGCACACCGGCCCGGCGACGACGACCTCGCGCTGATCGCGCGCCTCACCGTCGATACCCGACCCCTCCACGTCGCGACGACCCACCTGACGTGGCAGCCCGACAGCACGCCGACCGACGAGCACCTCGGACACCGCCAGATGCTCGAGCTCCTCGCCTCCCGCGACGCCGCTCCCGCCGACGTCACCTGGCTCGTCGCGGGCGATTTCAACGCGACCTCGCAGAGCGTGGTGCTCGCCGCGGCCTACGAGCGCGGCCTCGCCGAGAGCTGCCGCGCGCAGCGACCGTGGGACACGACCGCGATCAACGGCCGCCCGCGCAAAATCGATTACCTGCTCTCTTCCGAGGGCCGGCTCGACCCACGTCCCGGCGTCCTCCCGCGTCTCAGCCGCGACACCGTGATGCCGTCCGCGAGCGAGCCGTCGGACCATTTGCCATTGACGGTCACGTTCGCGCTCGTTTCTTAG
- a CDS encoding radical SAM protein → MRYEGKLYRPPSEAHSYILQATIGCSWNKCTYCDMYRDKTFRIRDLAETLQDITSAGAAFGDHVEKVFVADGDALVLPLDHWLALLDACRRAFPNLRQVSCYAMATNLLEKTSDELRTLRERGLALLYIGPESGDDLVLKRIAKGSSFDDHVEAARRARDAGLKTSAIFLLGAGGTERTDEHARASARLATAMDPDYLAALTLTVVPDTPLATLERRGRFVLPDVHGLLRELRVFVAEATPTEALFRTNHASNYLPIGGRLPHDRARILDVIDAALSGRIRLRPEHTRGL, encoded by the coding sequence ATGCGCTACGAAGGCAAGCTCTACCGTCCGCCCAGCGAGGCGCACTCGTACATCCTGCAGGCCACGATCGGCTGCTCCTGGAACAAGTGCACGTACTGCGACATGTACCGGGACAAAACCTTTCGCATCCGCGACCTCGCCGAGACCCTGCAAGACATCACGTCCGCGGGCGCGGCCTTCGGCGACCACGTGGAAAAGGTCTTCGTCGCCGACGGGGATGCCCTCGTTTTGCCCCTCGATCATTGGCTCGCCCTCCTCGACGCCTGCCGCCGCGCCTTCCCGAACCTCCGGCAGGTGAGCTGTTACGCGATGGCGACCAATTTGCTGGAGAAAACCAGCGACGAGCTCCGCACCTTGCGCGAGCGTGGCCTCGCGCTTCTTTACATCGGCCCCGAATCCGGCGACGACCTCGTGCTCAAGCGGATTGCCAAGGGCTCCTCGTTCGACGATCACGTCGAGGCCGCGCGCCGCGCCCGGGACGCGGGCCTGAAGACCTCGGCGATTTTCCTCCTCGGCGCGGGCGGCACCGAGCGCACGGACGAACATGCGCGCGCCTCGGCTCGCCTCGCGACTGCGATGGATCCCGATTACCTCGCGGCGCTCACGTTGACCGTCGTCCCCGACACCCCCCTCGCCACGCTGGAGCGACGCGGCCGCTTCGTTTTGCCCGACGTCCACGGCCTGCTCCGCGAGCTGCGTGTCTTCGTCGCCGAGGCCACGCCCACGGAGGCGCTTTTTCGGACGAACCACGCGTCGAATTACCTGCCCATCGGGGGACGTCTCCCGCACGATCGCGCGCGGATCCTCGACGTCATCGACGCCGCGCTCTCCGGCCGGATCCGGCTCCGGCCCGAGCACACGCGAGGGCTTTGA
- the yddG gene encoding aromatic amino acid exporter YddG, translating into MSPRTSTATGFSAILLWSLLALFTTASGKVPPFQLAAMTFLVGGLAGVATWIPRPHAIRSLRQRPIVWALGTGGLFGYHALYFAALRWAPPAESGLVNYLWPLLIVLFSSFLPGERLRAAHVGGALLGFGGILVLFLGRGALDARAEHLPGYACAFAAAFVWAGYSVLSRRFGEVPTDAVAGFCLATSALSFLGHLVFETTVWPENTTQWLALLALGVGPVGIAFYVWDIGVKRGDIRLLGVASYAAPVLSTSILVLAGHAEPSFTLAVSCGLIVAGALVATLGTKRPDPLVSS; encoded by the coding sequence ATGTCCCCCCGCACCTCCACCGCGACCGGCTTCTCGGCCATCCTCCTCTGGTCCCTGCTCGCTCTCTTCACCACGGCGTCGGGCAAAGTCCCGCCGTTCCAGCTCGCCGCCATGACGTTTCTCGTGGGCGGCCTCGCGGGCGTCGCCACCTGGATCCCGCGGCCACACGCCATTCGATCGCTGAGGCAACGGCCCATCGTCTGGGCCCTCGGCACGGGCGGTCTCTTCGGGTATCACGCCCTCTATTTCGCGGCTTTGCGCTGGGCGCCGCCCGCCGAGTCCGGCCTCGTCAATTACCTCTGGCCCCTGCTCATCGTGCTCTTCTCGTCGTTTTTGCCCGGCGAGCGATTGCGCGCGGCCCATGTCGGCGGGGCGCTCCTCGGCTTCGGGGGGATCCTCGTGCTTTTCCTCGGCCGCGGCGCCCTGGACGCCCGCGCCGAGCACCTGCCGGGGTATGCCTGCGCGTTCGCGGCAGCCTTCGTATGGGCGGGGTATTCCGTTCTCTCGCGGCGCTTCGGCGAGGTCCCGACCGATGCCGTGGCCGGCTTCTGCCTGGCGACCTCCGCCCTGAGCTTCCTCGGGCATCTCGTATTCGAAACGACCGTTTGGCCTGAAAACACGACCCAATGGCTCGCGCTCCTCGCGCTCGGCGTCGGCCCGGTCGGGATCGCGTTTTATGTGTGGGACATCGGCGTGAAGCGCGGGGACATCCGGCTGCTCGGCGTGGCGTCGTATGCCGCGCCGGTGTTATCGACCTCGATCCTCGTCCTCGCCGGCCATGCGGAGCCGAGCTTCACGCTCGCCGTCTCCTGCGGGCTGATCGTCGCGGGCGCGCTGGTCGCGACGCTCGGGACGAAGCGCCCCGATCCACTGGTCTCATCGTGA